TATACTTTCTGTCAGAGAGGTGGCTATCCCAGAGCCGCCGAGAGCGAGGATATACCCGTCTATAAAATGCCAGGAGTGCGGCGAGAGCTTCATGGAGATCAG
The Methanothrix sp. DNA segment above includes these coding regions:
- a CDS encoding TraR/DksA C4-type zinc finger protein, giving the protein ILSVREVAIPEPPRARIYPSIKCQECGESFMEIRGRVVNGKIVCKECFSRMT